From one Deinococcus sp. NW-56 genomic stretch:
- a CDS encoding transposase: protein MGEQRRGEERKYYVCNLPPDTPLSRLVEVTKRRWACELSHRELKDEVGLDHFEGRSWQGLHHHAVLCMVALTFLQWLRLTQPDDLRGDTIPAIRAEVAGDLPLPPPCRRCHTCTALFSGP, encoded by the coding sequence ATCGGAGAACAGCGACGAGGTGAGGAGCGCAAATACTACGTCTGCAATCTGCCCCCTGACACGCCGTTGTCGCGGTTGGTGGAAGTCACCAAGCGCCGCTGGGCGTGTGAGCTGAGCCACCGGGAGCTGAAGGACGAAGTCGGGCTGGACCACTTCGAGGGCCGGTCCTGGCAAGGTCTGCATCACCACGCCGTGCTGTGTATGGTGGCCCTGACCTTCCTGCAATGGCTTCGCCTCACCCAGCCCGACGACCTCAGAGGCGACACCATTCCGGCCATTCGAGCGGAGGTGGCAGGGGACTTGCCCCTGCCACCTCCTTGCCGCCGATGTCACACCTGCACCGCCTTATTCAGCGGCCCCTGA